From the genome of Pungitius pungitius chromosome 21, fPunPun2.1, whole genome shotgun sequence, one region includes:
- the cenpt gene encoding protein IWS1 homolog A encodes MDPTEDLSARVLLQHILSTEPTRTPITRSASKARTTTATPSSARRSKKDARGQTPQDILRRSLRHKLRQSITRPSVTKAASASVVHGRLSTPAPTSLLLDDGDTPRHILRNILRTEPVKSPVVHGKEESPPSSADFSITGKRTSIELSGLDLPDITIGIAASTAKGLARKRPRRSFNVTAFEKRLKDGEDVGEENEQSIGDHSSLASLSSTSLSLKTPFVDLRTERKGLQRRVSNRRKITVEEFGAAVHKRQTGGVTSFVQEEQGLSETANSEGFTLGLSKLGEPDITTDILHCNTALYPQPESMTSSFSIIATQDKPTVMASQLQRLIEQEEPMEAERSELGEEKPTHAFPYEEGAEPENEEEEEDGAGSQTSVRSDADESEEEEIRVGTHTDAEDSPTEEEVAVESQTEGEHGGVDYQHEEDVDARTQSEEEEAAAEFRTDDEGAGDSQTEEEQGGVDYQHEEDIDARTQSEEEEEEEAAAELRTNDEGAGDSQTEDVAVEFLIGEEVVFESVIGEEVVVESQTEEEEEGGSQTEGELDGEDSQNEEDAAPDSQREEEDVFESQIEEEGAVDPRSVADVIEHQSDQEDPAADSGSEDEHDGRPEEDGAEPDLEHVSLRAQRSEGGAIMPVIVAGGDLADATEAGCSESRAYGSMEMNDHESGQRHMGVTEVTEAQRRTGAFYSEAESDADEENSFGLPEVAPDVEDGRHPSVGSPEVDAAQDSPEQVEEWEDEEDDEDSDEIPSKTPAFVKQKINFLQPDPLASPQFKNIQASSSTGEGFPAPKPKRVRKRGKGPAKKETDLPKSYLMAVFKHFAKTKVSTDVYPVLNEIMDKYFDRLAEDLETYAAHAKRKTIEVEDAELLLKRQGYVSDKVPVEVLIEKYLRMDQRKLLIPIATSGNVVIPKKRR; translated from the exons GCCAGAAGGAGCAAGAAAGATGCTCGTGGCCAAACCCCGCAGGACATCCTGCGACGAAGCCTGAGGCACAAATTACGCCAG AGTATAACCAGACCCAGCGTCACAAAGGCGGCCTCGGCCTCCGTCGTGCACGGACGGCTGAGCACGCCGGCCCCGACCTCGTTGCTGCTCGATGATGGAGACACACCGAGGCACATACTTAGGAACATCCTGCGAACAG AGCCTGTGAAGTCTCCTGTGGTTCATGGGAAAGAAGAGTCACCACCATCTTCAGCAGACTTCAGCATCACTGGGAAGCGCACGag TATTGAGCTGTCTGGGTTGGATTTGCCTGATATAACTATTGGTATCGCTGCGAGTACCGCAAAAGGACTGGCCAGAAAAAGACCGCGTCGGAGTTTCAATGTGACGGCTTTTGAAAAGCGTCTTAAAGATGGAGAAG ATGTTGGGGAGGAAAATGAACAATCAATAGGCGATCATTCATCACTTGCGTcgttgag ttccACTTCTTTGAGTCTAAAAACTCCCTTTGTGGATCTCCGGACCGAGAGAAAAGGCCTCCAGAGAAGAGTTTCTAACCGTCGGAAGATCACAGTGGAGGAATTTGGGGCTGCTGTTCATAAAAGGCAGACAGGAG GAGTAACAAGCTTTGTGCAGGAGGAGCAAGGTCTCAGTGAGACCGCCAACTCCGAAGGCTTCACTTTGGGGTTAAGCAAACTCGGCGAACCTGATATCACGACTGATATCCTCCACTGCAACACGGCCCTCTACCCCCAGCCGGAGTCCATGACCTCCAGCTTTTCAATCATTGCAACCCAGGACAAACCCACCGTGATGGCGTCTCAGCTTCAGCGTCTGATCGAGCAGGAGGAACCGATGGAGGCGGAGCGCAGCGAGCTGGGTGAAGAGAAACCAACCCACGCATTCCCATATGAAGAGGGCGCTGAACCTGAgaacgaggaggaagaagaagatggagcagGATCACAAACCAGTGTAAGGAGTGATGCCGACGagtctgaggaagaggagatcaGAGTGGGAACTCACACCGATGCGGAAGACTCTCCAACCGAAGAAGAAGTTGCAGTTGAATCTCAAACCGAAGGAGAACATGGTGGAGTTGATTACCAGCATGAAGAGGACGTTGACGCCAGGACTCaatccgaggaggaggaggctgctgcaGAGTTTCGAACCGATGATGAAGGTGCGGGTGACTCTCAAACGGAAGAAGAACAAGGTGGAGTTGATTACCAGCATGAAGAGGACATTGACGCCAGGACTCaatccgaggaggaggaggaggaggaggctgctgcaGAGCTTCGAACCAATGATGAAGGTGCGGGTGACTCTCAAACGGAAGATGTTGCAGTTGAATTTCTTATCGGAGAGGAAGTTGTATTTGAATCTGTAATCGGAGAGGAAGTTGTAGTTGAATCTCAAaccgaagaggaagaggaaggcggTTCTCAAACTGAAGGTGAACTGGATGGAGAAGATTCCCAGAATGAAGAGGATGCTGCACCGGATTCTCaaagggaggaagaagatgtaTTTGAATCCCAAATTGAAGAAGAGGGCGCTGTTGATCCACGCTCCGTAGCGGATGTTATCGAACATCAAAGCGATCAAGAGGATCCTGCTGCAGATTCTGGATCTGAAGACGAGCATGACGGGAGGCCGGAGGAGGACGGTGCTGAGCCTGACTTGGAGCACGTGAGTCTGAGGGCTCAGCGCTCTGAGGGTGGAGCCATCATGCCTGTCATAGTTGCCGGGGGAGATTTGGCAGACGCCACAGAGGCAG GGTGTTCAGAGTCCAGAGCCTACGGTAGCATGGAAATGAACGACCATGAGAGCGGTCAGCGGCATATGGGGGTCACTGAGGTCACCGAGGCCCAGCGACGGACTGGTGCTTTTTACTCAGAGGCCGAGTCCGATGCTGATGAAGAGAACTCGTTCGGTCTTCCCGAGGTGGCTCCTGATGTTGAAGACGGAAGACACCCGAGTGTTGGTTCACCTGAAGTAGATGCTGCCCAGGACTCACCTGAGCAGGTGGAAGAATGGGAGGAcgaagaggatgatgaagacAGTGatg AGATCCCCAGCAAGACTCCTGCATTCgtcaaacagaaaataaactttCTTCAGCCCGATCCTCTGGCCTCACCTCAATTTAAGAATATTCAAGCAAG cagcagcacaggcgAAGGTTTTCCTGCTCCTAAACCAAAGCGGGTGAGAAAGAGGGGGAAGGGGCCGGCTAAAAAGGAAACCGACCTTCCTAAGAGCTACCTGATGGCCGTCTTCAAGCACTTTGCCAAAACAAAGGTCTCTACAGATGTTTACCCCGTCCTTAATGAAAT AATGGATAAATACTTTGACCGGCTGGCGGAGGACTTGGAGACGTATGCGGCTCATGCAAAGAGAAAAACCATAGAGGTCGAAGATGCTGAACTTCTGTTGAAGAG GCAGGGTTATGTGAGCGACAAGGTGCCGGTGGAAGTGCTCATTGAGAAATATCTTCGTATGGACCAGCGGAAACTTCTGATCCCTATAGCCACCAGTGGAAATGTTGTTATCCCTAAAAAGCGGAGATGA